The proteins below are encoded in one region of Paraburkholderia phenazinium:
- a CDS encoding LLM class flavin-dependent oxidoreductase, which translates to MTQRTGQLRLGAFLYPSGHHIAAWRHPEAQADAGVNFRHYVKLAQAAEAAKFDLVFLADGVGTRGDNVEFLSRTAHSYVAQFEPITLLSALAAVTEHVGLVATASTSFNEPYHIARKFASLDHISGGRAGWNLVTSSNEHEAKNFNRDKHFDHAERYERAIEFAEVVGGLWDSWEDDAFLRDKDQGRFFDPERRHVLDHKGRFFQVRGPLNVARSPQGHPVVVQAGSSEAGRDLAARTAEVIFTAQQTLEDAIDFYSDVKGRLAQYGRHPDDLKIMPGVFPIVGRSESEAREKFEQLQALIDPKVGLALVSGLTGGFDLSGYPLDGPIPELPETNASKSRQLLTLELARRENLTIRQLYLRVAGARGHWQLVGTPAQIVDQLEDRFVKGGADGYNVMPPVLPAGLDDFVELVIPELRRRGLFRSEYEGRTLRDNLGLRRPVNRHARAA; encoded by the coding sequence ATGACCCAACGCACTGGCCAATTGCGCCTCGGCGCTTTTCTCTATCCCTCAGGACACCATATCGCAGCATGGCGTCATCCCGAAGCGCAGGCCGATGCTGGCGTCAATTTCAGGCACTACGTGAAGCTGGCCCAGGCGGCGGAAGCGGCAAAATTCGATCTGGTGTTTCTCGCGGATGGTGTCGGTACGCGTGGCGACAATGTGGAGTTTCTCAGCCGCACGGCGCACAGCTACGTCGCGCAGTTCGAACCGATTACGTTGCTATCCGCGCTGGCGGCCGTCACGGAACATGTGGGTCTGGTTGCAACGGCCTCCACCAGCTTCAACGAGCCGTACCACATCGCCCGCAAATTCGCGTCGCTCGATCACATCAGCGGCGGGCGCGCGGGATGGAACCTGGTCACTTCGTCCAATGAGCATGAGGCAAAGAACTTCAACCGCGACAAGCATTTCGATCACGCGGAGCGCTACGAGCGCGCAATCGAATTTGCCGAGGTAGTAGGGGGTCTGTGGGACAGTTGGGAGGACGATGCATTCCTGCGCGACAAGGATCAAGGGCGCTTCTTCGATCCGGAACGGCGACACGTCCTTGATCACAAGGGGCGCTTCTTCCAGGTCAGGGGCCCGCTGAATGTAGCCCGTTCGCCGCAGGGGCATCCGGTCGTCGTGCAGGCTGGATCGTCGGAGGCGGGGCGCGACCTTGCGGCCCGCACGGCCGAGGTTATCTTCACAGCGCAGCAGACGCTCGAGGACGCCATCGATTTCTATTCGGACGTCAAAGGGCGCCTCGCACAATATGGCCGGCACCCGGACGACCTGAAAATCATGCCTGGCGTGTTTCCCATCGTGGGCCGCAGCGAAAGCGAGGCGCGGGAGAAATTCGAGCAGTTGCAGGCGCTGATTGATCCAAAGGTGGGTCTTGCACTAGTGTCAGGGCTGACGGGCGGTTTTGATCTATCGGGCTATCCGCTCGACGGTCCGATCCCCGAATTGCCCGAGACGAACGCGAGCAAGAGCCGTCAGTTGTTGACGCTTGAGTTGGCGAGGCGCGAGAATCTGACGATCCGGCAGTTGTATCTGCGGGTAGCGGGTGCCCGAGGGCACTGGCAACTCGTCGGTACGCCAGCGCAGATTGTCGATCAACTCGAGGATCGCTTCGTGAAAGGCGGTGCCGACGGTTACAACGTCATGCCGCCGGTCCTGCCGGCCGGGCTGGACGATTTTGTCGAACTCGTGATCCCCGAACTCAGACGACGCGGCCTGTTCCGCAGCGAATACGAGGGCCGCACGTTGCGCGATAATCTGGGACTTCGACGACCGGTCAACCGCCATGCGCGAGCCGCGTGA
- a CDS encoding succinylglutamate desuccinylase/aspartoacylase family protein codes for MSTIHNEVDLDADGRHVGYLRLPYSVHRSAYGWVPIPIASVRNGDGPVVLLMGGNHGDEYEGQVLVSSLIREIEPQWVRGQLIFLPMANFPAAAAGLRTSPLDGGNLNRSFPGDAQGSPTAAIADYIEHTLLARSQYLIDVHSGGSSLLYDGANMLAIEPRDPEEEERLKALLAAFGLPRAFLHRPNPVHAATAARRQGAISILTELGGGGTVQARLLRDARQGLLSLLGFIGLLSGPLVPDGPPAQTRFFTVSGSRHYVYAYDRGVYEPLVELGDQVVTGQPAARIHFPDTPLREPVTTFFAAAGEVVCKRVPAAVERGDCLFHLAEPV; via the coding sequence ATGAGCACCATCCACAATGAAGTCGATCTCGATGCCGATGGACGTCATGTCGGTTATCTGCGCCTGCCTTATTCGGTGCATCGCTCCGCGTACGGATGGGTGCCGATTCCGATCGCGTCGGTGCGCAACGGCGATGGCCCCGTCGTGCTGCTCATGGGTGGCAACCACGGCGACGAATACGAAGGACAGGTACTCGTTTCCAGCCTGATTCGCGAGATCGAGCCTCAGTGGGTGCGCGGTCAACTGATTTTCCTGCCGATGGCGAATTTTCCGGCCGCTGCGGCGGGTCTCAGGACTTCGCCGCTCGATGGCGGCAATCTGAACCGCAGTTTTCCAGGTGATGCCCAAGGTTCGCCAACGGCGGCGATCGCCGATTACATCGAGCACACGCTGCTAGCGCGCTCGCAATATCTGATCGACGTGCATTCGGGCGGCAGTTCGCTGCTCTACGACGGCGCCAATATGCTGGCCATCGAGCCGCGCGATCCTGAGGAAGAGGAGCGGCTCAAAGCGTTGCTCGCCGCTTTCGGCTTACCGCGAGCGTTTTTGCATCGGCCGAATCCCGTCCATGCAGCGACCGCAGCGCGCCGCCAGGGCGCCATCTCCATTCTCACTGAACTCGGAGGCGGCGGTACCGTGCAGGCCAGGCTGCTGCGCGATGCGCGGCAAGGCCTGCTGAGTCTGCTGGGTTTCATCGGACTGCTGAGCGGCCCGCTCGTGCCCGACGGGCCACCCGCACAAACACGCTTCTTTACTGTGTCCGGCTCACGTCATTACGTGTATGCCTACGATCGCGGCGTGTACGAGCCGCTCGTCGAACTCGGCGACCAGGTCGTGACCGGCCAGCCCGCGGCACGCATTCATTTCCCGGATACGCCGCTGCGTGAGCCGGTCACGACGTTCTTCGCGGCAGCGGGCGAGGTTGTCTGCAAGCGCGTGCCGGCCGCAGTCGAGCGTGGCGACTGTCTATTCCATCTCGCCGAACCCGTTTGA
- a CDS encoding GNAT family N-acetyltransferase, with amino-acid sequence MTYEIIDTTLLDPVAQPLLDALNVEYTTRYSEFRAAGSATVSEELARYPAELFVPPEGAFIVILRNGETVGGGAFKRYDATTAELKRIWTHASQRRQGLARRVVQELETRAIRQGYRRVYLTTGFRQPEAAGLYTNTGYEALFDRSIAPEIHFRLPFGKDLLEPGRTDSLRDLIHPGPLGRR; translated from the coding sequence ATGACATACGAAATCATCGATACCACATTGCTGGATCCCGTTGCGCAGCCTTTGCTGGATGCGTTGAATGTCGAGTACACCACCCGCTATAGCGAGTTTCGGGCCGCCGGGTCTGCCACGGTGAGCGAAGAGCTCGCACGCTATCCGGCCGAACTGTTCGTGCCGCCCGAAGGGGCGTTCATTGTGATCCTGCGCAACGGAGAGACGGTCGGCGGCGGTGCTTTCAAGCGCTATGACGCGACGACTGCGGAACTCAAGCGCATCTGGACCCATGCGAGTCAGCGGCGTCAGGGTCTCGCGCGCCGCGTCGTTCAGGAGCTCGAAACGCGGGCGATACGCCAGGGTTATCGCCGGGTGTATCTGACTACCGGTTTCCGGCAGCCGGAGGCTGCTGGACTCTATACCAATACCGGCTACGAAGCCCTGTTCGATCGTTCGATCGCACCGGAGATCCATTTTCGTCTTCCGTTCGGCAAGGATTTGCTGGAGCCGGGCCGCACCGATTCGCTACGCGATCTGATCCACCCTGGGCCGCTCGGCCGCCGGTAG
- a CDS encoding ABC transporter substrate-binding protein translates to MKQSRKVLLAVAGTFFALALGVAGAAWAASTFNLSPDQHDRVRATPDAAAIKAVPPSFQFASKDELVIGMAVAWPPLGAYATDEKTVVGFDPDLAQLVADGLGRKLKIVVLAWEDWPLALQSGKVDAVLSNVTVTEERKEKFDFSTYRRDVLGFYVADSSPIKVIREPKDVAGLRVITDSGTNQEKILLAWDKENVAHGLKPVQVQYYDDIAVRDVALRSGRADVILSVNSALAYEAAQKGGIRAVGTISGGWPILADVAITTRKGSGLAAPLTLLLNDLISSGKYTQALDRWSLGSEAIDKARTNPPGLPKS, encoded by the coding sequence ATGAAGCAAAGTCGGAAAGTCTTATTGGCAGTGGCCGGAACGTTCTTCGCTTTGGCACTGGGCGTGGCCGGTGCGGCGTGGGCCGCGAGCACGTTCAATCTGAGCCCGGATCAGCACGATCGTGTCCGGGCCACGCCTGATGCGGCGGCGATCAAGGCCGTGCCGCCTTCGTTTCAGTTCGCCTCCAAGGACGAACTGGTGATCGGTATGGCAGTCGCGTGGCCGCCGCTTGGCGCGTACGCCACGGACGAAAAGACGGTGGTCGGATTCGACCCGGACCTCGCGCAACTGGTGGCTGACGGCCTCGGCCGCAAGCTGAAAATCGTGGTGCTTGCCTGGGAAGACTGGCCGCTTGCCTTGCAGTCGGGCAAGGTCGATGCAGTTTTATCGAACGTGACCGTGACCGAAGAGCGCAAGGAGAAATTCGACTTCTCGACCTATCGTCGCGATGTGCTCGGGTTCTACGTAGCGGATTCGAGCCCGATCAAGGTGATCCGTGAACCGAAGGACGTCGCAGGACTGCGTGTCATTACCGATTCTGGAACGAACCAGGAAAAGATCCTGCTCGCGTGGGACAAGGAAAATGTCGCGCATGGTCTGAAGCCGGTTCAGGTTCAGTATTACGACGACATCGCCGTGCGCGATGTGGCGCTGCGCTCGGGACGTGCCGATGTGATTCTGAGCGTTAACTCGGCGCTCGCCTACGAGGCCGCGCAGAAGGGCGGCATACGGGCGGTGGGTACTATCAGCGGCGGCTGGCCGATCCTGGCCGATGTCGCGATTACCACCCGCAAGGGTAGCGGTCTCGCTGCGCCGCTCACGCTGCTGCTGAACGACCTCATTAGCAGCGGGAAATACACTCAGGCTCTCGACCGCTGGAGTCTGGGCTCCGAAGCGATCGACAAGGCCCGGACAAATCCGCCAGGTCTGCCGAAAAGCTAG
- a CDS encoding TonB-dependent receptor plug domain-containing protein: MRKKNRKNEAAAAATGVRIKLLSAAVLAITCNGAAWAQGATAPAQASDAAATAAGAQPAATVPNAAQSEKTAPAAKHAVANGTVQQDTVVVTGTRTSTKASQSLTPIDVISGAQLQSTGQNNLRDALVKLSPSITRETYAGDTAQLTDALSLHGLTPDHVLVLVNGKRRHTTANIALDGGLNQGSTGVDIDMIPVALIDHIEILRDGASAQYGSDAIAGVINIILKSASHGGSLQTTSGQTYDGDGFKNGESANIGLNLGDHGFLDLAAEYDRQNHTVRTGPDDYFGTFQPGHGYYNPIEGDPASTRESVGFNAGYYLGDDVELYGFGTYAHRDAEAYQNYRPPSVLPQVYPGGFVPTETVNENDYSVTAGAKGQNLFGWSWDLSTTYGGDNEGIGLVNSANTALYAADGFTPTSFHLATVSNTQLTNNLDLSRAFQLPLLPAPVNVSFGLEQRRETYSVGPGDEYSYLLGGAQALPGLAPVSASDNSRNVLGTYIDLSTHLTQKWTVDLAGRFEHYSDVGDTTNGKISTRYDFTPQIAVRGSVSTGFRAPSLAEEYYSNVNESPASVSGLLAANSAAAKLIGAQPLKPEESTNYNIGLVLTPVKNLNVTIDAYQIDIRNRIVEGGTASGAAAIAAMEAAGLSVPSSVPASAVSASYFTNGASTRTRGLDLSGTWHTSFGAYGQMDWDLGVNLNTTSVTHVANGANGQPELNAQQIAWLTTATPKNKIIIGGTWHLDKWGVSLHETRFGSTSSEETYIVGPNAFSTTQFIHFENAARYVTDLEVRYDVTKRFQIAAGANNLFNVYPSKLPYQAQLEGAQYDAFASTIGEDGGFYYLRARYTF, from the coding sequence ATGCGCAAGAAAAACAGGAAAAATGAGGCTGCCGCGGCCGCCACCGGAGTTCGTATAAAGTTGCTCTCGGCCGCTGTTCTGGCGATTACATGCAACGGCGCGGCATGGGCACAGGGCGCAACTGCGCCGGCGCAGGCGAGCGATGCCGCAGCGACCGCGGCCGGAGCCCAGCCCGCGGCAACAGTCCCTAACGCGGCGCAGTCCGAGAAAACCGCTCCGGCAGCGAAACACGCTGTCGCTAACGGTACCGTGCAGCAGGACACCGTCGTCGTGACCGGCACACGCACGAGTACAAAGGCGAGCCAGAGCCTGACCCCGATCGACGTGATCAGCGGCGCGCAGTTGCAGTCCACCGGGCAGAACAACCTGCGGGACGCACTCGTCAAACTGTCGCCGTCAATTACGCGCGAGACCTATGCTGGCGATACGGCGCAGTTGACCGATGCGCTGTCGCTGCACGGCCTGACGCCGGACCACGTGCTCGTGCTGGTGAATGGCAAGCGTCGCCATACGACAGCCAATATCGCGCTCGACGGTGGTCTCAACCAGGGTTCGACGGGCGTCGATATCGACATGATCCCGGTCGCGCTGATCGATCACATCGAAATCCTGCGTGACGGTGCTTCGGCGCAGTACGGATCGGACGCGATTGCCGGTGTGATCAACATCATCCTGAAGTCGGCCTCGCACGGGGGCTCGCTGCAGACGACAAGCGGCCAGACTTACGACGGCGACGGCTTCAAGAATGGCGAGTCCGCCAATATCGGCCTGAATCTCGGCGATCATGGCTTTCTCGACCTCGCAGCAGAATATGACCGCCAGAATCACACGGTCCGCACCGGTCCCGACGATTATTTCGGAACCTTCCAGCCGGGGCATGGCTACTACAACCCGATCGAGGGCGACCCGGCCAGCACACGGGAGTCAGTGGGCTTCAATGCGGGGTATTACCTCGGCGACGACGTCGAACTGTATGGCTTTGGCACCTACGCTCACCGCGATGCCGAGGCTTACCAGAACTATCGTCCGCCTTCGGTGTTGCCGCAGGTGTATCCCGGCGGCTTCGTGCCCACTGAGACGGTCAACGAAAACGACTATTCCGTCACCGCGGGCGCCAAAGGCCAGAATCTGTTCGGCTGGTCCTGGGATCTGAGCACGACCTACGGCGGCGACAATGAAGGCATAGGCCTGGTCAACTCGGCCAACACCGCACTGTACGCGGCGGATGGATTTACGCCGACCAGTTTCCACCTTGCCACCGTCAGCAACACGCAACTGACGAACAACCTAGATCTCTCGCGGGCGTTCCAACTGCCGCTGCTGCCGGCACCGGTCAACGTGTCGTTTGGTCTTGAACAGCGGCGTGAGACCTACAGCGTGGGGCCCGGCGATGAGTATTCCTATCTGTTAGGTGGAGCACAGGCGTTGCCGGGGCTTGCGCCTGTTAGCGCCAGCGACAACTCACGCAACGTGCTCGGCACGTATATCGACCTCTCGACCCACCTGACGCAGAAGTGGACGGTCGATCTGGCGGGACGCTTCGAGCATTACAGCGATGTCGGCGACACGACGAACGGCAAGATCTCGACGCGCTACGACTTCACGCCGCAGATTGCAGTGCGCGGCAGTGTCAGTACCGGATTCAGGGCTCCCTCTCTCGCCGAGGAGTACTACAGCAACGTCAACGAATCGCCGGCATCGGTTAGCGGCCTTCTGGCGGCCAATTCGGCAGCGGCGAAGCTGATCGGCGCGCAGCCATTGAAGCCAGAGGAGTCGACCAACTACAACATCGGCCTCGTGCTGACGCCCGTCAAGAACCTCAATGTGACGATCGACGCTTACCAGATCGACATTCGCAACCGGATCGTCGAAGGCGGCACGGCCTCTGGCGCGGCGGCGATCGCAGCAATGGAGGCCGCAGGGTTGTCGGTGCCGAGTTCGGTGCCAGCGTCAGCGGTGTCTGCGAGCTACTTCACGAACGGTGCGAGTACGCGTACCCGTGGCCTCGACCTGTCCGGCACCTGGCACACCAGCTTTGGTGCATATGGACAGATGGACTGGGATCTCGGTGTGAACCTGAATACAACGTCGGTCACGCACGTGGCGAACGGGGCGAATGGTCAACCAGAACTCAACGCGCAGCAGATCGCGTGGCTGACCACGGCGACGCCGAAGAACAAGATCATCATCGGCGGCACCTGGCATCTCGACAAGTGGGGCGTGAGTCTGCACGAGACGCGCTTTGGGTCGACCTCGAGCGAGGAAACCTACATCGTGGGGCCTAATGCGTTCTCGACGACGCAGTTCATCCACTTCGAGAACGCAGCGCGATACGTCACCGACCTCGAGGTCCGGTACGACGTGACGAAGCGATTCCAGATAGCGGCGGGGGCGAACAACCTGTTCAACGTCTATCCGTCGAAGCTCCCGTACCAGGCTCAGCTCGAAGGCGCGCAATACGATGCGTTTGCTTCGACGATCGGCGAGGACGGCGGTTTCTACTATCTGCGTGCCCGCTACACGTTCTGA
- a CDS encoding LLM class flavin-dependent oxidoreductase → MSYSLSILDKSPIADGTNAHDALRFTVRLAQRAEALGYKRYWIAEHHGAPGLASSAPEIVVSHLLAHTSRIRVGSGGVMLQHYSPFKVAEAFRVLASLAPGRVDLGVGKAPGGLPLTTRALQWFHDKTKKPDFAHQLAELDAFLKAGVDVDHPLAGAIALPQPPEAPQGILLGGSPESAALAAKHGWQFCYAGHFNGDSDSIGRSIDTYRDATGRTPLLALYAFAAESKAEAQRHVGPLRIFKLRLATGQSVNLPSPEAAAEFARQTGVSDYRLDELHPHVVTGTADDVHQELDALHERFGIEEFVIDTPVADYALRLASFEALSPVEQAERV, encoded by the coding sequence ATGTCCTATTCCCTTTCAATTCTCGACAAAAGTCCGATTGCCGACGGAACGAATGCTCACGACGCGCTGCGCTTTACCGTCCGGCTCGCGCAACGTGCGGAAGCGTTGGGTTACAAGCGTTACTGGATTGCAGAGCATCATGGCGCGCCAGGGCTCGCCAGTTCCGCGCCTGAGATTGTGGTGTCCCATCTGCTCGCGCATACGTCGCGCATCCGCGTGGGTTCCGGTGGCGTGATGCTGCAGCATTACAGCCCTTTTAAGGTGGCCGAAGCGTTCCGCGTGCTCGCGTCTCTGGCGCCGGGCCGCGTCGACCTGGGCGTCGGCAAGGCGCCGGGCGGCTTGCCGCTGACGACGCGCGCGCTTCAATGGTTTCACGACAAGACAAAGAAGCCTGACTTCGCCCATCAGCTCGCCGAACTGGACGCGTTCCTCAAAGCGGGCGTGGACGTCGATCATCCTTTGGCTGGAGCAATCGCGTTGCCCCAGCCGCCCGAAGCGCCGCAAGGCATCCTGCTAGGCGGCAGCCCGGAAAGTGCTGCGCTTGCCGCGAAACACGGCTGGCAATTCTGCTATGCCGGTCACTTTAACGGCGATAGCGACAGCATCGGCCGCTCCATTGATACGTACCGCGACGCGACAGGACGTACGCCGCTGCTCGCGCTCTACGCGTTTGCTGCGGAGTCCAAAGCAGAGGCTCAACGTCATGTTGGTCCATTGCGTATTTTCAAACTGCGGCTCGCCACAGGGCAGAGCGTGAATCTTCCCAGCCCCGAGGCCGCAGCGGAGTTCGCGCGGCAAACCGGCGTGAGCGATTACCGCCTCGACGAACTGCATCCGCACGTCGTTACCGGTACCGCAGACGATGTGCATCAGGAACTCGACGCATTGCACGAGCGCTTCGGCATCGAGGAATTCGTAATCGACACCCCCGTAGCGGACTATGCGCTGCGACTCGCTTCGTTCGAAGCACTATCCCCTGTAGAACAGGCCGAGCGCGTCTGA